The sequence TCCCCGGCCAGCACGCGCCGGGCGACGACGGACTTCCGCGCGTCGTCGTTGTCGGCGAGCGCGGCGAAACGGCTCGCGATCCGCCGTTCCGCGTTCCGGCAGAAGAGATCGGCGAGCTCGGCCGCCCGCGTCCCCTCCGCCGCGCCCGACCGGCGCAGCGCGTGGGCGCGGGAGACGGCCGCCGCCATCGCGAAGAGATCCGCGCCCACGTCGACGGCGCGGAAGAGGGTCGCCTGCTTCTTCTCGAGCTTGGGGCCGAACCGAACCATCGCGTGGAAGATCGCGCGGGCGAGCCGCCGCGCCGAGCGGTCGAGGAACCGCACGTGGCCGGCGAGCCGGCCGAATTCGGAGTACCGCGGCCACGCTCCCCAGCCGAGCCAGCGGGACGGGTACCACCATGCGTAGAACGCGACGATCCTCGGAAGCGCGGCGAGCTTCCGCCGCGCGGGAGCCTTCGGATCGGCGAGCGCTCCGGCGACGGAAAGGTGCGCGTCGAGCGCCTCGCGGGCGATGAAGAGCCGCATGATTTCCGACGATCCCTCGAAGATGAGGTTGATCCGGGAGTCGCGCATCATCCGCTCGACCGGGATCGCCGGCTCGCCCCGGGCGCGGAGCGAGTCCGCGGTCTCGTAGCCCCGCCCGCCGCGGATCTGGACCGTCTGGTCGACGATCTTCCACTGCTCCTCGGAGTTCCACATCTTCGCGACGGCCGCTTCCAGGCGGATGTCGCGTCCGCCCTCGTCCGCGATGCGATTGGTCAGCTCGACGATCGCCTCCATCGCGAAAGTCGTCGCCGCCATGTCCGCCAGGATCTGCCCGATCGCTTCGTGGCGGCCGATCGGCTGTCCCCATTGGACGCGCTCGGCCGCCCAGGTGCGGCAGATCTCGAGCGACCGCTTGGCTCCCGCCGCACACGAGGCGGGGAGCGTGAGGCGGCCGGTGTTCAGCGTCACGAGCGCGAGCTTCAGCCCGCGCCCTTCGGCGAGCAGGAGGTTCTCCTTCGGCACCCGCACGTTCGTGAACCGGATGACGCCGTTCTCGATCGCCTTCAACCCCATGAAGTGGCAGCGGCGGACGACCTCGACGCCCGGCCAATCCTTCTCGACGATGAAGGCCGAGATCTTCTTCGTGTCGGGATGGCGCGCCATCACGACGAAGAGCTCCGCGATCGTGCCGTTGGTCGTCCAGAGCTTTTCCCCGTTGACGACGTAGTCGCCCTCCGGCGTCCGCTCGGCCGTCGTCGCGAGGTTCGCCGGATCGGAGCCCACGTCCGGCTCGGTGAGCGCGAAGGCCGAGACGGCGCCGCGAGCGAGACGCGGCAGGTACTTTTTCTTCTGCGCTTCCGTCCCGAAGAGCTTGAGCGGCTGCGGCACGCCGATCGACTGGTGCGCCGAGAGGAGCGCGATCAGGTTCCCGTCGACGCTCGTGATGAGCTCGATCACGCGGGCGTACTCGAGCTGCGTGAAACCGAGACCGCCGTACTCCTTCGGGATCTTCATCCCGAAGGCGCCCATCCGCGCGAGCTCGTCGATCACGCGCTTCGGAATCTTGCCCTCGCGATCGATCGCGTCGGAGTCGACCTCCTCGAGCAGGAATCTCTCCATGCGGGCGTAGAACGCCCGGAATTCGGGGCGCTCCGGCGGGTCCGCCGGGAACGGGTGGACGAGGTCGAGCCGGAAGTTGCCGAGAAAGAGCTCCTTCAGGAAGGACGCGGAGCGCCACTCGGTCTCCCGAGCCTCCTCGGCGACCCGACGCGCTTCCGCTTCCGACGAGAATTTCCCCGATTTCCCGGCGTCGGGCATCGATCCTCCCCGCCGGAATTCTAGCAGTCGGGATGCCAAGGCACGTCGCGGAAACTGGCTCGGGGACCGCAGCGAGTGGCGGTTTCGCGGCTCGTCGAACGAGAGGTTCGACCGCGCCGCCGCGGGCCCCTCGCGGTGCGGAACCCTCCCGCATCGCAGACCTCCTCCGCCCGGTTGCTTCGCGGAGACTTTCCGCGATGCGAAGGGCCCCGGCAGCGCGACCCGAACTCGCGATCAACGCCGACGCCGAGAGCTTCGGGAGCGCCCTTCGCCAGACGAAAGGAATCCGGGAAACGTCGAGGCGCGCCTACCGCGCTTGCTGGTCGACGCCGTCGAAATAGTCGGCCGGAACCAATACCTCGCGCGGCTTCGAGCCCTTCTGCGGGCCGAGCAGCCCGTCCTTGTCCATCATGTCGATGAGCTTCCCGGCGCGCGAGAACCCGACGCCCATGCGCCGCTGGAGGAACGAGATCGACGCCATTCGCTCCTTGACGACGAGCCGCGCGGCTTCGTCGTAGAGCGGGTCCGACTCCTCCCCCTTGCCGCCCCCGACGCCGGCGATGCGCGCCTCCTCTTCGCGGTCCTTGGTGATCTCCTCGTCGAAGACGGGCTTCGCCTGTTTCTTCAGGAACTTCACGAGAGCGGCGGTCTCCTGGACGGAGATGAACGCGCCGTGGACGCGATGGAGGCGCGATGTGCCCGGTCCGAGGTAGAGCATGTCGCCGCGGCCGAGGAGCTTCTCGGCGCCGTTTCCGTCGAGCACGACGCGCGAATCGATCTTCGTCGCCACCTTGAACGCGATCCGCGACGGCAGGTTCGCCTTGATCACTCCGGTCAACACGTCCGTCGACGGCCGCTGGGTCGCGACGACGAGGTGGATGCCGACCGCGCGGGCCTTCTGGGCGATGCGGGCGATCGATTCTTCGACGTCCTTCGGGGCGGTCATCATGAGGTCCGCGAGCTCGTCGATGATGAGGACGATGTAGGGAAGGGGCGCGAGCTCCAGGTCCTCCGCCTCGTCGCCGAGGCGCGCCTTCACCTCCGCGACCGTCTGCTTGTCCTCGACGGCGCGGTTGTACTGGTCGATGTTGCGGACGTTCCCGACCTTCGA comes from Thermoanaerobaculia bacterium and encodes:
- a CDS encoding acyl-CoA dehydrogenase family protein, giving the protein MPDAGKSGKFSSEAEARRVAEEARETEWRSASFLKELFLGNFRLDLVHPFPADPPERPEFRAFYARMERFLLEEVDSDAIDREGKIPKRVIDELARMGAFGMKIPKEYGGLGFTQLEYARVIELITSVDGNLIALLSAHQSIGVPQPLKLFGTEAQKKKYLPRLARGAVSAFALTEPDVGSDPANLATTAERTPEGDYVVNGEKLWTTNGTIAELFVVMARHPDTKKISAFIVEKDWPGVEVVRRCHFMGLKAIENGVIRFTNVRVPKENLLLAEGRGLKLALVTLNTGRLTLPASCAAGAKRSLEICRTWAAERVQWGQPIGRHEAIGQILADMAATTFAMEAIVELTNRIADEGGRDIRLEAAVAKMWNSEEQWKIVDQTVQIRGGRGYETADSLRARGEPAIPVERMMRDSRINLIFEGSSEIMRLFIAREALDAHLSVAGALADPKAPARRKLAALPRIVAFYAWWYPSRWLGWGAWPRYSEFGRLAGHVRFLDRSARRLARAIFHAMVRFGPKLEKKQATLFRAVDVGADLFAMAAAVSRAHALRRSGAAEGTRAAELADLFCRNAERRIASRFAALADNDDARKSVVARRVLAGDEEWLESGLVPVPWQAAQAGEASPDTAAAAHA